From the genome of Cololabis saira isolate AMF1-May2022 chromosome 1, fColSai1.1, whole genome shotgun sequence:
tttcatttttcttatatgaaatagaaaacgaaaataaaagcgtattttgaatctttgttaaatcatattaacacagaaaaagaaaaaatgcagtgtaattcaatattagttttttgttttaaaaggaaaatcaaataaaccaatcgttttttgttttttgattcccactcatgatggaaaaatccaatgaccaaaagatacacggaccataTTACTTATTTCCTTGCTTGCCTTcaatatgaatttaaaaaaagaaaaaaaacttaagGAGCCCTGCCTCAACTGCAGTAACGCTAGACTCAGTGCACTCCCAtctccatctagtggtggaCCTCAGTATtacatgacattttttttccccttccttcaaTTCAAGAAACTACAATTCAAGCACATGCCACCGTTTCCAAATGTAGATCAGCGGGACTAAAAACAGCAGCAAAACTGTGTAATTCATAAGAATAACCAAGTGCTCTTCAACAACAAAACCAAAGACTGATCACTGTCAAGACTGACACAAGAGAAAAGAGGACAATGATAGCCACCCAGGTGGATCCTTTTGGGAATCTGGGAATCAATATCAATGAGAAACTGGTCATCTCCTATGTGGTTAAAACGGCTGAACTCATTGCTCAGGTTTTGGTAGACTTTTACGGAGGAGAGGAAAGCTGGAAGCCTTGGAAACTGCAGAACTGATCAAAAACTGTCCAGGACACTACTGGTACCCATCACTCAAGCATTAGCCACACAAGTGAGGTATAAAAGCCAATTTAGGAGCAGTTTCTTTCCTCAGGCTGCAAATCTAAAATCGCAACATTGATTTATGTTTTCTGTTGAGACAACACTACATTTCATGTGAAATTTGTTTTTGTGCAAGTGACTGTAGAGGATACTTTTGAATTTTCATTCAAACCACTGAGTGAGTAAGGACACTAAAATAAGATTTTAACTGTTTCTaaaactctgtgtgtttgtcAAGCTGCTGCGCACAATGGGAGACAAAGGTTACCGCAGCTGTGTTGCCATGTGTGTATCAAACTTCCGTGGTTTTCTGTtgcaaaaagttgttttttaaatagtaAATCAACAGTAAATGCATATAATTGTAATATTTCACATTTGTAAAAAACTATAATATCAATGCCATTAGTTAATGTAAACCCGCACCCTTCTCATATTCTTTGTTCAGGTTTCAAAGCTGCTACGTTCACAGTGTCTATGGggttgtatattatatatagctTGAAGAGAGCTGTTTCAAACTGTACTTCCTTTTATTTTGCTTAACTCCTCTatggaaagaggaaggaaaataTTACACGATGAAGCCACAGTTTACGTTGATTTTCTGCAGCTAAAACGGCCACTGCTGCTTCTCTGGTCTCCACAGATAAAGCAATGAAAAACACACCAGTCAtggtttctttttcccttcctctcacCTTTCTGATCTGTCTGCACTTCAGGTTTGGCCTCTGGTTCTTCTGGCTCTTTTGGAGGAGTTTCTATTCCTTCAAAGGTTTTTAAACCTAATGAAAAAGAGATCAGAGACTATGATATTAACAGTGTCTTACTGGGAACAGATATCCTCATTTAACTAGTTGTTGACCTGCCTGTGGTGAACTCACCTTTTTCAGATTCAGCCTCCACAAGTAACTCCGGCTCCATGGTGCTGAGAGGGATGTTAGCTTCATCTGGCCGGGAGTGCAGATCAACAGAGTAGCGCTATGGGAAGGAATTATGGAAGGAATTACTGCCACTGGCTTTCCCATTATGTGCAACAGACATCTCGGAGTGCAGAAAAAGCTGCGGTCATCATCACgttgatgttttatttcattagaGCAAGGAACCCTTAAATAACAGGGAGTGGACTCAAAGGACTACTTTActtaccctttttttctttcgtgCAAGTAAACAAGCAAGCACAAAAATAACAGCTGCAATGATGATCACAATCAGGATGATGATGCCTGGAGATAGAAGTTAAAATGagatatttattctttatttttgtaaatgtcCGAACCGGCAATACAGTTCCTAATAGAGATTTTACGTTTGTAAGAAAACACAAGCTCACCAGTTTTATCACTGTTTTTAGATGAAGTAGTGGTTTCTGCAAGATATACAAAATTTTCATCAACAactgttatttatgaaatctgcAAACCAAACACGAAGTGATACTTGAAGAGCAGTATTTTGATTTATCATTATTCACAACTGCATTAACGCTTAGTAAGGAAGTCAGTAAAATACTTGGATTTTTAAAATTTCAACTGTAGAGGGTTATTGGAGAAtaataaaaaacttttttaactgtgccattcttattttttttattttgcaatttTCACTGTGTGTTTGTCTACGGAAGTTACAACACCTGGCTATGTACCCTGGTAAAGGTTTAAGATGTCTTTAGTCACATGAGGACATACAGTATCCGTAGCAACCATTTGAGATAGTTAGTTCAGCCACAAATGTTTTAGTTAAGACCCAAATGTGAAAGTCACATGTAATCAAATACCTGGGTACAGTTATCCCAGCAGAACAATACCTTGTAATAAGCTGAGCGATGCAGCAAAATGTACCTGTGAGTTGTTTTAATCTAGTGGCAGATCAGTTTGTTTCCATAAGAAAGTAGATTCTAAAAAAAGTTGATCATGATTCCTGCTAAATATCACTTGAGAggtttaattaataataataataataataataatttttaaattttcctttccttttttcttttttaactgtaatTGCACAAAGAGCCTTTGTTCTTGGTATGTCAGCGTCTGGTGGTGTATTTTTGAACCAACTCACTATCGTCGTTCTTGGTAGTAGATGCTGTTTTCATCTGGGTGGGGCTAGGTGTGGTCGGGAACGATGCAGCTGCAGGGGTGTTGCCACTTGTAGAAATATCACCAGCTGAATCAGAGAAAAGCAAAGTTTCACAACACAGCAAACAGGAAAActcatcaaaacaaagaaaacaggtTCGTGAATTAATGGGATTGATAACAGTCAAATCAATTACAGAACCAAATAGGTACCACTGATCGTCTCTGGTGTAACGGATGCGACAGCGCTGTCGGTGGTCATGCCGTCTGTGACGTTCAGGGTAGTCGAGATGTTTGCGGTGCTGGTGAAGCCTTGGCTTTCAGAAATATTAAAGCTTTGTGAAGCATTTGACTGTTCTGTTGATGTGACGACAGATGCCACAACCAGACCTAggacaaagaagaaaaagaacaagGGTTTTAGAACAGTGTGCGTCTCAAACACTGTTAGTACTTGACTCATACAGGATCTATTCACTGTCTTAGACTGATACGATCCTTTCCTGATTAAATTTAcctattccttttttttgtatgcCATTTAATATtctcaaataaaaatacaataataattgTTATCATATTCTCACGTCTGTAATAAATAATGCAAACCCTGACAACACATATGAGGAAGAATTcttatgttttatatatatctCTTCACAGGAACAAGTTTACAACCCTGAACAAGACAAACATGTATATGGTCTTACCAAGTAAAAATGATGAAATTGATGGCATTTTTAAGTTGGTTTGATGTCAACAGTAGAAGTCCAGATATGCTAATAACATATGTGTATTTCCAAGCCCTGTGCTCAAAGGCGATGCTTTCATCTGCAGGTTTTCTTCCTGAATGCTTGAAAGAGTTGTTGCATGACTCTAGCAAAAAGAGGATCAACGCTTCTAACCGCAGCAGGATGCTGAAGAAAACACTATTGCTTAAATTGTGATTAAAAGGAAACGTGGTATGTTGCTTTAGCCACGGCTCTTGCTGTAGAGCAATGCAAGATGGGAGATGCCTCTTGTcattggaaaataaaataaaaactgatgTATTGAGTTACAATTAAACTTGTACATTTATTTCATGGAGGGAGCACATATTTTTCATCTGTTCACTTGTGTTATAAAAATTCACCTAATGAGTTACACTCTTAACACATCTCTTCTGATGAACAAATCACAAAGGCAAAGTGGATAACTTTCTTACCTTAACTCTTGAGACACAGCGCTGGCCAAGAAGTTGCTTGGTACTGGTTGCTCATAGTTGCTAGTTCCATTTTGTTCTCACTAGATGTCACTGTGACTAAGGGGAAACAGttttcattcctctttaaacCAAGGAGATCACTTGCTCTCTGAAAGAAATAAAAGCCAAATAATACACAGGAATCATACATTCAATCAGTTCTTCACTTTGTTTAAGGTGATCAGGATCAATATTGTTGAGGTAGCAggactttttgttttggtttgatgATGAGAACAACGGAAGGGATTTCTCAATGTTATTTGGAACTGTGTTGGagtaaaacaaaataactgaaaatgcaCATTTGTCACAGTTTATTTACTTTGAAAGGAATCAACAGATTACAGTAAATGTAATTCTTAGTTGTCGTAACCTTGACATTTTTAAAGCGTGTGTACAACATGGTGCAACTGCGTCAGGATGATTTGTCTCGTGTGAGTAGAACTGCTGCGAGGGTGTATGTGTGCTGAGCCTTGTAGGTTCATTTATTACTGTTTATTTCTCCATGCCAATGGTAATCAGCAGCAGGATTAGTGTTAACTGCCACCCAGTCACTGGCAGGCTCCACGTGGGCCACTGCAGGCCCCTCCTGCCTTTCTGGCCTGACTGGGTCTGTTTGAGACCCACTCACAGCGTCGAGGGACCGCGAGTCCACTAATCCTGAAGAAAGACGCACGTCTGGCTTCCTCTCAGGGCCACCTATCCCCACATCATAGAGCATCAGGAGAGGAGCGGGTGCAtttctgtgtgtatgtgcagaGAGActcagagaggagagagagctgGACCACCCACTCGGAGGATTCAGAGGCACAGGATTCACAGCCCATTCTGTTGACCTGCCACACCGCCTCAGCTCTGGGCAAGGCCCTCCCCAATTGTTCCGCCTGCTAACATGAGGGAAGCGCCGGGGGGAGTGGGGGCGGAGGGGTGTTAGACAAGGTGGGGGTGGTGGATGAGCAGTAAACAGTGGGCTGAGCTTCTCCCCTTCAGCGCACAAAGGGGTTGAATTGTGTCGGACTGGAGCACTTTTTAGAGTGGCCCTGCCGTAGGGCTTGAATGAAACATCTGTGGAGGCTGAGCCCGGGGGAGAAAATGCTATTTTGCTGTTCAACGACACTGACAACCTGTTTTCTCTCCCTCCTGCACCCCACCCCCCTTTTcttccgacacacacacacacacacacacacacacacacacacacacacacacacacacacacacacacacacacacacacacacacacacacacacacacacacacacacacaccaccaccaccaccaccaccaccaccaacaacTTCCCTCACTGTTATTTCTCCCTTGGCCTTTTAAAACTTTTCATACTGTAAACTCACGTTTTCCAAGCAAGTAACAGGGAAGTAAGGGTAAATGCGACAGAAAGAAAAAGGGGTTTTACACCGATGAACCTGCATGTAGCGTAAGAGGAAGTATTGCCCAGCAAAATACTCACAGCAACAGcaacaaaacataacaaaacatTAGTTAATGGCAAcctttgtgtgtgtatttgtgttttcCTAATGTAAGATGCTTTCAACGTGGGATGCTAATATTAAAAAGGTGGTTTTAAAAGCATCTTTAGATTAGCATCTTTACATGCTTTTACAGCTAGTCAATAATCGAGTTGTTTGTCTTGCTCCATTAAACTTAAATGTTGTCATCGAACCACAATTTAAGACTGCAGcaattattttctcttttacaGTGATGTAATTATCTACCATCTTGCTGGAGGTGCAATCACCATGGAGGGAGCGTTTAAAGCGTGCAAAGAATTTATGGAATCTCAAGAAATGCACAGCTTTATCTTCTTGCAGAACATGGGGGTTGCAGGTCTGCATACACGGCCTAGACTTTAAACGTTTTTGAAAGTGCAGCTTGAATCCaagtcaggatttttttttctccatattcCCACAAAAACACGAACTAACTGCTCTGCAGTAGTTTTATCGCAAAGTGGTTTATTCAGTGGAAATGAAAGAGCCATGGAATAACAAAGTACAAACctaaagttttacaaatgcgAGATGATATAGAATATAAAAGcgaaatattataatatttttgCATGTAATCATTAAAACAGCCTGTTCACACAgactttaaacacatttaatacattttcttctaTCAAATGCCATTTATATGAAAAAAGTAAGTTGTGTTGGACATTATTACAATGACAGTATACAGGTGCTAGAAATATCATTAATGATTTAAATAGAGTGGGATCTATCAGGTTACAAATGTCTGATGGCCTCTCCATAGATACGTACAATGAAGGTTTGGAGGGTATCATGGGTGTCTGCACTCAGAGAGACTGTCAAAAGTCCATCCATCAACATCACCTCTGAACCCCTCCATCCAAAGTCCTCCCGCCCAGACAAAGAGCCCCCACACATGCAGCTGTAAGAGAAAGACTACTGAGACATTTCAATGTAATTGAAGGGGAAACAAAGATCCCTGCTTACTTCCTGGTCACCCATTTTCTTTAATCAATTTCCTCTCTTTGGTCCCATATCATCTGTAATTACTTTCCCTTTCCTGCCCCTTGTGGGTTCTTCCTAGAACAAGGgtccacactcacacacataaggacacacacacatacttattaCTAACCCCCTGCCGCACGTAGGCAATACCTTCAGCATCAATACTCGTTGCCCCTTTTGGCTCCTCAAGCCTGAACAATGAAGAAGGCCCACTGGCTCCAGAACCCCATCAAGCAACCCCTGACCCTGCCCACCTACTCTACTAAACCCTTACACACACAgatagacacacagacacacactcacacacacagaggttCATGTAGAATATACGTACTCTCATAGTGCAGTTGTAGACATTGTCACATTTAACACGGCTCATATGATCCTGCAGTGAACAGGGAGAGTGAGTAAAGGGGGGGGTTAGACCACTTTAAATACCAGCTCAGCTTGTAATAACTGGAGTTTGAACTCAGAAGACTTCTTGTGCTACGAGGTCAAAATGCCAGAACACTCATTCTCTCTGTTCTTTCTTCCCTGCTGCCTTCTGTCAGTCATTTTCCTCGAAAGGTCTCTGATCCGTTTGCTGCTTACATACAGTGACACCAGCGCTGAGAAAACCTTTCACTGTGTTTTCAACGGGAATACATAAGGAAGACAGATTCATTCAGGAACATGCTCGACTACCTTCTGCACTCAAGCAATACAAAGCAAAACTTGTTGCCAGCTGGAAATTTTCTGGAAGAACTAATCTCTTCTTGTAAACCCTTTTAAAGgtaattcattattttttaaagtcaCTTGGTAAAAGAAATATGGAGACAATGCCTGTAAAATATAAATCGAGTGCTGCGGCAACCGCTTTCCACAGAACATTGTGTACATCTGGTACAGGTTGAATGAAAATGCCCTCCAAATTATACACCTTTATTGGACTTCACATTTCCCAAATATGACCACCCAGAGAACACAGCCCATACCACCCACACACTACCGGGGTGGATTTATCACTCAGCTGATGCCGGAGTGCTTGATGAATGAAAGCAGCTTACAGTATTGGCATTGTTACCTTATTTGATGAGGAAGTGAAACATCAGAAACTCCAATACAAATAGGTACAAGGCGCGTGGAAGTAAAAGAGAGGTGTTGCCAACCAACAATCACAATAACCACCAAGTACAGTGAAATATtgtaataaatttaaaaaaaatctaaattaatAGATAGAGAGCTGAGATAGAAATGTTGGTGTGGTACAGACAAGTCTAAAAAAGGCTTCCAGTTAGTGAGCAGCATCATAAGATTGCACAGATAGACGGTAAACAGTGGCAGCCGGAGGGCATCTATAGGGTATCATTTGCCTCCTGCACCAGTGGATGTTATGTTGTCAGTCAATCTAAAGTCTTCAAAATCTAGTTTCAAGCTGTTTTTAGCATCATTAATATGATATAGTTGTGCTATAGCACTACCTTATCATTATGCATTactgcagtggttcccaaaatGTTTCTAGCGGGCCTCCCTTGGGTTTATAAGACATTTTTTTTGCGGTAAACAACAAACCACATTTACAGTGTAATTATTTCAAGTGTAACTGTTTTAATTATCGTGTAAAAGTATTCTTTGCTGTCAGTATAATTCTGTACAGTGTAACaggtttctttctcttttttttccaactgtgTTAACAATATTCAACATTGCTATCAATACATTTTTCGAGAAATGCCTCTGTGCGAATTGTGCTTAAAACATGAACAACTCTCTATCAGACAAACATCCCCCATCAAAAATCTGTCCATTATCCTCAGAGGCGATTCTACAGTCTCTTGGGGCCCCAGGCGACAATTCACAGGGGCACCCCTCTGACTAATTAATCGACCGAATATATAGTAAATAATTTGACACTTActaaaaatgtgaaatgtgttAAATAGTCCACATTTGTATTgtttcaaaatgaaataaaaacacttatGGCCCACAACCCATAATTAGTTTCATCCACCACCTAGTAGCGCATTTTCTACATTTCTTGCCGGAATTCTATAACTTAGTATTCTGAGCTTTAACTGGCTTTGATTTGCTGTAGAACTAGTTTTGTCAAATATACTTATTTTATCTTCAGTCTGCTAGCTGAGTAAAGAAGTTGATTGCAGGTGTCTTTACTGCGACACTTAACATTAGCAGGACAGACTGAGCTGCCTTGAGCTAAATTAGCTCATTTATTATCTGCACCACTTTGTTTTGCCTTTTGTTTCTTACTGCTAGATGGATAGCTTCTCTCCATTTTGATAGACCATCTCATCAGGTTGGATTATGTAGGACAGCCAGAATAAGAGGTAGAggcaggacccccccccccttttagGGAGTTCTCCGCGGCCAACCACTGTCCCTTCAAAATCTCCTTTGAATCGTAAATTGTTGCGATTCAAAGTTGGTTGGCCCTCGGGGGGCCCCCTTCTGCCTCGGGGCCCCCAAGCATTTGCCTAGTATGCCAGTTGGCAAGTGATGGCTCTGATTATACTAGCAGTGTCCaagcattcattttttttttcaattatttacccccccccccccacacacacacacacacaaaatggcTCTCCACCCACTCTAGCCCCACTTTGGGAACCActacattactgcattacataagggctttgcctcagaataatcatttgaatgaatGATGGCATCTGCTGCCACTGTTGACTATTCGTGGAACAGTGGTTTGTCCATCTCCTATAAggtcaagatttttttttttcattgttttgaagagacATCTCTGAGAGTTATGGAGATATGGAGGAAGAACTAGGTGTGTCACGCTCATAGAGAGAAAAACACCATTCAATGGAAACACTGACCACCGCACCTCTACGTTTATGGCTAATtcagttttcattttcttttgtgaaaaagtGTATTGTAAACGCGGCTACTGAAACTATGTgccaatttaataaaaaaaagttgtttttaacaCTATTACATAGTACCAAGTAAAATGTATACTATGTTAAAAGATATGGTCAGAGCCGTTTCCATATCCCTCACAGACTAACAATATATGCCAAAACCCCAAGTCAATATATAATGGTACTTTTAAAAGTAATTGTCAAACTAATGTCTGACAttggtaattaaaaaaaaaaaaagcactaaaGCATTACTTTGAATGAATAATTACTTCTGTGCAGTATGGTGAACAGAAGTAATTTTTCattcaacaaaaacaaagccaAAATGCAGTAGCATGATTAAACAGTTTCTGAAACACTTTTAACAGCAATAACTAGGAATAAGTCATTT
Proteins encoded in this window:
- the si:dkey-27h10.2 gene encoding uncharacterized protein si:dkey-27h10.2 isoform X1, whose translation is MPSISSFLLGLVVASVVTSTEQSNASQSFNISESQGFTSTANISTTLNVTDGMTTDSAVASVTPETISAGDISTSGNTPAAASFPTTPSPTQMKTASTTKNDDKTTTSSKNSDKTGIIILIVIIIAAVIFVLACLLARKKKRRYSVDLHSRPDEANIPLSTMEPELLVEAESEKGLKTFEGIETPPKEPEEPEAKPEVQTDQKDEADKSAADPSPEPAAPAPATSEDKPKVEAIEQSPAAPAGVSVEVKTDDEEPMSNKTSVESLKDTNENNSNNADLGQKRDTQFHSMLWEVSAEYPV
- the si:dkey-27h10.2 gene encoding uncharacterized protein si:dkey-27h10.2 isoform X2; amino-acid sequence: MTTDSAVASVTPETISAGDISTSGNTPAAASFPTTPSPTQMKTASTTKNDDKTTTSSKNSDKTGIIILIVIIIAAVIFVLACLLARKKKRRYSVDLHSRPDEANIPLSTMEPELLVEAESEKGLKTFEGIETPPKEPEEPEAKPEVQTDQKDEADKSAADPSPEPAAPAPATSEDKPKVEAIEQSPAAPAGVSVEVKTDDEEPMSNKTSVESLKDTNENNSNNADLGQKRDTQFHSMLWEVSAEYPV